The genomic segment AGCTCTGCAGTCTCTGGGAATGCCCTGCCCTGCACAGGCATCACTTTCCTCTTCCATCTCCCTTCCAGGTTCTCACCATGCTGTAGCCCAGGAAGAAtgactcctcctcctctgccctcgTCCCTTTGCTCCATCTTGCAGTCTGAGCCTTCCCCATTCTTGAAGAAACCCTCCACTTCAACCTCCTACTCTCTGTGCTCAGTCAACTTCCTGTCTCTCAGAGCCTGAAGAACCCAGCCTAAACCCAAATCGTCCTCTGCCCTGCTCCTGCGCCAAGGCTGTGCCCCACCCCACGAGATGCCCTCCTCTCCCCCATGGGGCTCTTCTtacccgccgccgccgcctgtaGAACAGGAGCCCGCCGACAGCCAGCAAGACCAGGATGATACTGGGCACCAGCAGGCGGAAGACAAAACCAGGGAGCTGGGGATCGGAGGCTTCCTTGTGCTGCCTCTCGTGGCCTGTGTCAGTCAAAGGAACGGAGTTAAAATGGGCTGGGGGCCTCGCCGCCCCCTCACTTGCTTGTCCTCCTTTCAGCTCTGCAAGACTCCTCCGGTCCCTggtgctcctcctgccttccagctCCCCAAGGGACAGCACGTGGCCCCAGGAGTGGCTTCTGGGGAGCTTTGGCTGAGAAGAGAGGGCGGAGGGACTGCTGAGGCCTTGCGGGTGCAGTGCTGGGGTCTTGGCCATGTCTGGCTCCTGGTGGTCTCTGGGCGAGGCAGAGGGACGTTCTGTCTTCTCAGGCGTGTGACTCCAGGCTTCAGTGGGTCTCATGGGGCCCAGTGTGGGCAGGTGTGCGCTAGTTGCATCCACAAGCCGCAGCCCCTTTCCTGATCCAGAGAGTGCTGAAGATGCTGGGGGGGTGTGACTGGGGCTGGCAGGCTCTGCCTGGACACTGCGTCCTCCCAGACTGTAGAAGGAAAGCTCTGCCCCTTGGGGTATAGGACCCTCACTAGCCTCTCCGGAGGCCTCTTCCAGGGCTATGTTAGCACCCAGCAGAGAGTCAAGAACGTCTTCCATCCCAGTGACAGGGGCTCCAACCGAAGGGCCGGGCTGAGGAGAATCTCCAGTGGGGCGGCCCTCAATGCGTGGGGTCTCTGGCGACTCAAAGCTCTGGCAGGTGCTCCTGGGTGGTCGCTGCTTGGCACTGCCCGGGTCCACTGTGCGAAGGGCCTGCTCTCTGGGCAAGAGGGAGCTGCCGTCTGTTGCCTCAGAGTCAGCCCAGGTCAAGCCAGCCATAGGGgctgtggagggggtgggggactgCTGAGGGGAGACAGAGGCCAGGTCACTGCTAGGGGTGGCTTTGGGGTACAGGCAGTTGCAATCAGGCTTGGTCACCACATCTGAAAGAAccacagagagaaggagagagaaggatggGGAGGAGATAGAGTCACCAGCCTCCAGCACAGCTTTCCCAGAGGGATGGAGAGGGGGTGTGGGTCTGGGGGGTTCCCTCAGGCCCTAACTCAGCCCTGGGGCTGAGGTGAGGACAGGACAGGTGCCAATGCTCATGACACAGGCTTTAGACAGGAAAGGAACAAACTGCAGGAAAAGAGCAAAGAGTGGGGTTTAGACACACAGGTTGGGGGATGGGGTCAGGGAAGACCAGTAAACTGCCCTTTCTGGAGATCCAGCTGGCCAGACGCCAAGCCAGGGGTGACAATAGCCAGCCAAGATGTTGAATAGTGGCCTCTAACACAAGACACCCTCAAGCCCCAAAGACACTGTTGGTTGGAAAGCCGCAAGGTGGGTTCATGCACAGCAGGAGGCTACGCAGCCACGCCCACAGGCGGGAACAGGCTGGGGCTGGCGTGTGGCCAAGGCTTGAGGCCTTGGGGTTGAAGCGACGAGACTGGACTTGGCCATTGGCCGGTCGCAGGGCCTCAGCCCTTGCCTCGGGGAGCAAGGTTGAATGTAGGTGGGTACACGTGGCACAGGACGCAGAGACGAGGACAATGCAGGGTACATATGTGCGCAGCTGGGCCAGCACTGCCAGGGTTTGAATGATGCTCAGACTTCAAATCCAATCTTGTCCCTTGAGGGGACACTCAAGGCGTCCTGGGGACTTCTGGAGCCAGGCTATCCTGGTGATTCACAGCAGGGCTCCTGGAGCAAGCCCTGACTCCTGGATGGAGCCTCTGCTCTGTCCACGGAACCCCCCATACGTTCAGCCAGCCTGCAGAGCCAGTGGGAAAGCTGCCATGCCTACAGGGCTCTCTGAGAGGGCCCCCTTTTCCACTCCCTGATCTCACAGCCACCAGCTTGATCCTTTTTGATGCCTCAACATGCAGACATACGTaggtgtgcatgcacacacatgtcagAAAAGACATGTGCCTAGGACCACTCAGAGGTACACAAAGCCACATATGTACACAAAACAAGCACGTCTACACACACAGGAGCACACGAGTAGCAGCCAGGCTGACTCCCCAGGGGTCCCTCCAGCCTGAtgcaccaccacccccccacaaCCCAGTGCACCTCTGTTCCACtcaccctgccccagccccacactTGCTGGCCCCTTCCGTGCTTACCATGGCTGGAGCATTTAGCAAAGCTGTTGTTGCAGTTCTTGCTGAAAATGTTCCAGTCCTTTTTAAGGagattttttgtttcattgaagACATTCTTTATCTTCTCCAGCAACTGGAGAGGCGTCTCATGGAATGTTCGGACACAAGCCTGGAAGGAGAGCAGAGCCCCCTTGATGAGAATAAGCACTGATTCCATGTCtctagctggagaaggcaatggcatcccaccccagtactcttgcttggaaaatcccatggatggaggagcctggtaggctgcagtccatggggtcgctaagggtcggacatgactgagcgacttcactttcacttttcacttttatgcattggagaaggaaatggcatcccactccagtgttcttgcctggaaaatcccagggacgggggagcctggcgggctgccgtctatggggtcgcacagagtcggacacgactagagcgacttagcagcagcagcagcagcagcatgtctctAGCTTGTTTGTCAAACTCCCTTGGCCTTTCTCACATCgatcttctttttctcttgttttctccctGCTCTCTACCCTGGTTTGTAGGACCCCTATGTCCTAAGGTGGTGAGATTTATCATTTACTCATGGCTCCATTTAACACATagttatgtgccaggcatatgATAACTACCTGGGAATCGTGTAATGAATGAGAGAGAGGTGGTCCCTGGCTAAGTTGGACATTGAGTTCATCAGGTCACCAGCATTGTTACAAATGCAGTGAGTCCTAAGAAGAATTATCTGAGAGTATTTAACAAGGGGAACTAAATGAGGACTTGGGGGAATCCCCAAGGAACTGACTAAAAGATGAGCAAGAGTTAACAAGGAAAGGAGGTGGGGTTGGAGAGAGCTGTCCAGGTAGTGGGAATAGACTGTGTAAGAAAGAACCTGAAAtgttaaaagatgaaaaagaaggcTAGAGTGGGCTATCGCACAGCCATCCAGGAGGAGAGTGGCCAGAGATGCAGCGGAGAGAGGTCAGCGAGGACCAGGTCCTGTGGGGCCCTGCTGGCCATGTCAAGAACCATTAACCTTATCCACAGAGCAAAGAAAACTTCTGGGGCATGCTGGGGAGGTGGGTGGAGCCTAAGACTCTAATCCTTTAGAAAGAGCATCCTTTGTGGTGAGGAGAAAGGCCTGGAGGAGGCGTGGGGCTATGGGTCCTTCTCCGGCGTTGGTGTATCTTGACAGGAGAGCCCAGGCTGTCCCAGTCCTGTGTGCTGAGCTGCTAGTTTCTCTTCTGCTCATGGGACCTAGGCCCTCCACGCCCACTGGGGCTCTGAGAACATCACACTCCAGGTTTTCCTTCCTCCCCTTGAGCTGCTCCATCTCAGTCCCCTTACTAGGCTGTCCCCTTCCACTTGACTTTCATAGGCTGGCATTCCACTCACCCCCAGACACTGTGCCCATGGCTTTATGGCATCTATAGCCCGCCTGCTGACGACTCCCAAGTCCTTCCTTAAACTGAGCTGCACGAGGAAGAACTATGGGCTTTACTAGGCACTGAAGTCTTTGAAAGCACCACTGGATGCCCAGGGGCTGTGCACAGTAGgtcctcagtaaatgtttatcagGTAAAGGAGAGAGGAACACGGGAATGGGAAGCCCCAGGCTTGGTTTCATTACTCACCAACTCAGCAACACTGGCCAAAAGAACTTTCCAGCTTGGGCTCATCTCTTTGTCAAATCAAAACGACaatccctgcctgcctccctgccagGGCAACTGTAAGGAAGAGGTGAGCTCTCTTCCTcttgtttttcttacaaaatATCTGTGTTCTTTATACCTCACCTCATACGCCACAGAGAAAACAAGGACAGAATGTCCTGGTGTCTACCTGTCTCAACAGAGGCAGTGGCTTTTCACCTCCAGAGCTCTGAATCCCTCCCCTGCCAGCTCCTCAGGAGACCTGTTCCTTTAGCTTCACCCGCTCCCTACCTCCCAGCATCCCTGCAATGTGCAGGGCATGTGGCTTACTAAAATACAGATTCCAAGGCCCACCCACAGACCTAGTGAATCAGACTTTCTAGGGGTACATACTGGGAATTCgcatttaaaagtgtttttttttttttaactagaagttatttgagtttttatttgtttaaaaggaAAGGTGTTTTGgaattggaaaattttaaatgaagactTCCTTTCacgtttattattattattattagccacaccatgcggcatgcaggatcttagctccctgaccagggatcgaacccacaccccttgaAGAAGAAGTGCAAGTCCTAACcatgggactgccagggaagtccaggaatctgcattttaaacaagctCCACAGATGATTCTTATGAACCTCAACCCTGGAAAACCCACAGATCTAATActtctcttatttaaaaatctttcctctctccatcccaccctccctccagctagctctctttttcttcatttttttttttttgagccaggTTCTTCCACAGTGCTGTCTCCACTTCCTCACTCTCTGTTCACTTGCTCTGGCACCTGCCTCCAACATCCATTGCCAAATCCATCAGACACTTTTCAGCTCTTCTCCTGCTTGACGTCTCAAATCCCGGTTGATAAAGGTGACTACACTTCCCATCCTGAAACGTTCTTTTACATGGGCTCAGTGATCCCACGCTCTCCTGGGTTTCCTCCCACCCCTTATGCTGCTCTTCAGTCTCCTTGCCAGGCCCCCTTCCTGTGCCTGACTTCTAAATAAATGCTGAGATTCCTGGGCCTGTTTCTCTTCTCACAGTTGGCAATGTTATGAAGACCCCTAGCTTCACAGATGACCTTCAGACCGACACTGCTTCCATCTGTCAATCACCAGCCAAACTCCAGACTCGTACATCCACCGACATAATCAACATCCCCACTCAGCCATTTCATAAACATCTCAAGCATAGTGTGCCCCAGCCTGGAACTCCTGCCCTTCCCCCAAACCTGCTCTGTCCCACTTCAGCATCACTGGAACTCTACAGGCTGCAGACAAAACCATTGTCATTCTTCTCTAAACTCAGAAGGTGTCCCCTGGCCTCACCTTCACTGCACAAACCTAGTCCAAGCCACCTGGACTTGCACCTCCTGCTGGCTGCTCAGCCTCCATCCCTGATCCCTACACACCCTTCCCAGGACAGCAGCCAGAATGGTCTCACAGTGCAAGTTAGActaggtcccttggagaaggaaatggcaaccactgcagtactattgcctggaaaatcccatggatggaggagcctggtaggctacagtccatgggatcgcaaagagtcggacaaggacacgactgagcaaattcacttacTCACACTTTAAACAAAATCCCATATTTTTTAGACCCAGCTGGGAGACACAGGCTCCCACCTCCATGGCTCTCTTGCCTTCACTCCCAGGCCTTGGCCATGCCAACCATGCTGGGTGGGCCTGAATGTGCGTACTTAGGGCTCTGTGCCCAGAATTCTCTATTCTGGAGCACTCTGACCACTTTTCATGCGTTCTAACTCTTACTCATCTTTGAACCTCGAGTGAATACCTTTTTACTCAGAAGACTTCCCTGTCTCTTCTTCCCCACTGCCTTTTAAATCCGAGTCCCATTTCTCTCTTCTGGAGCCCCACATACTTCTCCTTCCTGGctctctccctcacctcctcTGGTCTTCCCTTTCTAGTTTGCTTTCTGCAATGCAGTTATTGCcgctttacttttattttatttatgtatcttgTTAACTGTCTCACCACCCTCACACCAAGCTCCATGAATGTGGGGAATTTTGTCTGATCACAGCTGTTCCCCAGAGTCTAGAACAACAATACACAATAGACACTCTTCTTTGTTGAACGAACAGTCTTCATGGGTTAAAATTCTATCTACTCGTGTCATTGTTTAGTGACTGCCACCCTCATTTAACTATAAGCTCCCAAAGGCTGGGAACCATGTAGTTCCTGCTCACGAGGAACATCAGCAAGGCCTAGTACTGTCCCTCCTGCACTGTGAGTCCTCAGCAAAGGTTTGTGGAATGAATACGTGAGTGAGAGTACAAGTGAGCCATGACCTGGGGTTGAGGCCAGTGAGCATCCCTGTGCTTACAGGCAGGGATGGTACCACCACAGCTGCCCTCTGCCCTTTCTCCCTCAGTGCTCCCAGCTCCAGGGCCCTCCTACCTTGTCCTGCTCATCATAGTCCATGGTGAAGCAGCTCTTCAGCCTCAGAGAGAGTTCCTGGAGCTGGACGATGACTTTGGCATTGGGGGTGTTGTCTTTGAAGCGCATGGTATCCTCCATTATGTCTTGCACCAGGAGAAATGCCTTCTTAAGGTAGCACACGGGATCATCCTGGAAAGTAACAACCTGGAGTTTATGACCTGGCTGACGCCACCTGGGAGCGCAGGCTCTGTGCCGGAGACCCGCCTCCCAGACAGACTGCTCCTGAGGAGAAGACCATCCACTACAGAAGACGGAGAACACTGCCCTCAGCTGGCTTTCACTCTCCCTTGTTGGGATCTGACACTACTGGGGATTGCATGCCCTACTGATTCCCTTTCTTAGAGGGAAGGAAATGTGGATTCTGACCAGAGTGGTCCTTGGATTTCTGAAAGGTGAGCTCAGATTGAAGGTGCATAGGTAGAGTGAGTTCTGAGGaacttctctttttctgtctctgaccCTCTTTTGGCTTGCTTTCACAAGAAGCTCTTTACCATATGACTCCTTCTAATCCTCCCAGCCACAGGGGTACTGGAGACTACCCCAGGGTTCAAAGAACAAAACCCCAGGGTTTTGTCTCCCTAAAAGGATGGTGGATGCCTCAGTGAAGACTCTGCTTTAGCTCTGTATTCCTAGTACCTGGTCCAATAGGTTCCTTGTAGTAAATGCTTGGTGAGGTAGGCGTGAGCAAGTGAGTGGAACACTGAGGTTACTCCTCGGACCGTGAGATTGGTCTCCAGTTCTAATGGAAGTGTCTTTGGCTCAGGTGTGCAGAAGCTCAGAGATGGGAGCAAACCCTGGCCATGATGGTGATTTTGTATCAGGCAAGAAGATAAATAGATGTGGCATAAAGGCTGGGGTGGGGACAGCTGGAAAGGCATTACAGGCATCAGAAAGAGCACGTGCAAAGGCTTGGAGGCAGGAAGGAACACAGAATGGGGTGGTGTGTTGGGCTGTGTGATGGAGACTGTAACTTGTAAACCCAGGCTAGACAACCAAGGCTTTCCCCTGGCGTGAGGGGGTTTCCAGGTTCAGGAAAGGCAGTGAAGATACCAAGTTGTGGTTCAGAGCGCTCCCCCCAGTGGTGGGATGAGGAGTGCACTGGAGGAGAGGAGGCCACTTAGGAGGTTCTTGAAATTGTCCAAGCAACTGATGGGGTGGGGCCCCAGAACCCAGAGATGCTGAGGAGTAGAACCAGCATCACTCAGCATCTGGTTGGGGGTTGGAtaaggaagaagagggaaaggtCTGGACTGATCCCCTTGGTTGCTGGTCTGGCTGTTAGATGGAGGTGATATCCTTAAGCAAAGCGTGTGACCCAGAAGAGGTATTGGTTTGCCTTAGGCCTTAGAGCCTGccttcctgggttcaaatcagACCTCCACTGCTTCCGAGCTATACCCTCTCCCCTGACCTTTTATAAACACGACGAGTGAACCACATAGTTGGGATCAAAAGTGCCTGACACATTGTAAGACTTTGACATGTGCCAAGCCAGGAGAAGGGCACGGCAGGGGACTTGAGCCCAGGACCCTGACCAACCCTGGACCCTGGCACCCCAGACTTGGGCACCCAGGGGTCCTCACATGCATACCCTGTGCAGCTCTAGGATTTCTCCTGCCCACATACACCCATCCTGGTAAGTGCATACATATGGGCCCATGGGCTTTGTAAACAGCCATAACTCACCAACTGCTCCTGGTCTACAAACTCGAAGGAAATTTGGCACGAGGTCTCCATCTGACTGTCAATCTGTAAGAGAGAGCAGGCTAGTGGTGGCAGGTGTCTGCATTTCCACTGAGCTTGCCTAAGAATGGGGACTAGAGTTTTTGGATGGAAACTAGAGTTTCTGGGGTTTGATCCTCATCCACCTCCCCAAACCATACATGAGATGACAGAGCTAAGGCTAGGGGAAGACTTGT from the Bos javanicus breed banteng chromosome 3, ARS-OSU_banteng_1.0, whole genome shotgun sequence genome contains:
- the CSF1 gene encoding macrophage colony-stimulating factor 1 isoform X4, coding for MTARGAAGRCPPTDDPVCYLKKAFLLVQDIMEDTMRFKDNTPNAKVIVQLQELSLRLKSCFTMDYDEQDKACVRTFHETPLQLLEKIKNVFNETKNLLKKDWNIFSKNCNNSFAKCSSHDVVTKPDCNCLYPKATPSSDLASVSPQQSPTPSTAPMAGLTWADSEATDGSSLLPREQALRTVDPGSAKQRPPRSTCQSFESPETPRIEGRPTGDSPQPGPSVGAPVTGMEDVLDSLLGANIALEEASGEASEGPIPQGAELSFYSLGGRSVQAEPASPSHTPPASSALSGSGKGLRLVDATSAHLPTLGPMRPTEAWSHTPEKTERPSASPRDHQEPDMAKTPALHPQGLSSPSALSSQPKLPRSHSWGHVLSLGELEGRRSTRDRRSLAELKGGQASEGAARPPAHFNSVPLTDTGHERQHKEASDPQLPGFVFRLLVPSIILVLLAVGGLLFYRRRRRPPDPGRGQTGGAASVDRILSWAHRTVSPWEEKLWGRPPPPLPNHSPGNVACPP
- the CSF1 gene encoding macrophage colony-stimulating factor 1 isoform X1, translated to MTARGAAGRCPPTTWLGPLLLLACLLVSNGATEEVSENCSHMIGNGHLLFLQQLIDSQMETSCQISFEFVDQEQLDDPVCYLKKAFLLVQDIMEDTMRFKDNTPNAKVIVQLQELSLRLKSCFTMDYDEQDKACVRTFHETPLQLLEKIKNVFNETKNLLKKDWNIFSKNCNNSFAKCSSHDVVTKPDCNCLYPKATPSSDLASVSPQQSPTPSTAPMAGLTWADSEATDGSSLLPREQALRTVDPGSAKQRPPRSTCQSFESPETPRIEGRPTGDSPQPGPSVGAPVTGMEDVLDSLLGANIALEEASGEASEGPIPQGAELSFYSLGGRSVQAEPASPSHTPPASSALSGSGKGLRLVDATSAHLPTLGPMRPTEAWSHTPEKTERPSASPRDHQEPDMAKTPALHPQGLSSPSALSSQPKLPRSHSWGHVLSLGELEGRRSTRDRRSLAELKGGQASEGAARPPAHFNSVPLTDTGHERQHKEASDPQLPGFVFRLLVPSIILVLLAVGGLLFYRRRRRPPDPGRGQTGGAASVDRILSWAHRTVSPWEEKLWGRPPPPLPNHSPGNVACPP
- the CSF1 gene encoding macrophage colony-stimulating factor 1 isoform X5; protein product: MTARGAAGRCPPTTWLGPLLLLACLLVSNGATEEVSENCSHMIGNGHLLFLQQLIDSQMETSCQISFEFVDQEQLDDPVCYLKKAFLLVQDIMEDTMRFKDNTPNAKVIVQLQELSLRLKSCFTMDYDEQDKACVRTFHETPLQLLEKIKNVFNETKNLLKKDWNIFSKNCNNSFAKCSSHGHERQHKEASDPQLPGFVFRLLVPSIILVLLAVGGLLFYRRRRRSHQEPQMVDSPMEQPEGSLLTQEEDRQEELPV
- the CSF1 gene encoding macrophage colony-stimulating factor 1 isoform X3 — its product is MTARGAAGRCPPTTWLGPLLLLACLLVSNGATEEVSENCSHMIGNGHLLFLQQLDDPVCYLKKAFLLVQDIMEDTMRFKDNTPNAKVIVQLQELSLRLKSCFTMDYDEQDKACVRTFHETPLQLLEKIKNVFNETKNLLKKDWNIFSKNCNNSFAKCSSHDVVTKPDCNCLYPKATPSSDLASVSPQQSPTPSTAPMAGLTWADSEATDGSSLLPREQALRTVDPGSAKQRPPRSTCQSFESPETPRIEGRPTGDSPQPGPSVGAPVTGMEDVLDSLLGANIALEEASGEASEGPIPQGAELSFYSLGGRSVQAEPASPSHTPPASSALSGSGKGLRLVDATSAHLPTLGPMRPTEAWSHTPEKTERPSASPRDHQEPDMAKTPALHPQGLSSPSALSSQPKLPRSHSWGHVLSLGELEGRRSTRDRRSLAELKGGQASEGAARPPAHFNSVPLTDTGHERQHKEASDPQLPGFVFRLLVPSIILVLLAVGGLLFYRRRRRPPDPGRGQTGGAASVDRILSWAHRTVSPWEEKLWGRPPPPLPNHSPGNVACPP
- the CSF1 gene encoding macrophage colony-stimulating factor 1 isoform X2, which codes for MTARGAAGRCPPTTWLGPLLLLACLLVSNGATEEVSENCSHMIGNGHLLFLQQLIDSQMETSCQISFEFVDQEQLDDPVCYLKKAFLLVQDIMEDTMRFKDNTPNAKVIVQLQELSLRLKSCFTMDYDEQDKACVRTFHETPLQLLEKIKNVFNETKNLLKKDWNIFSKNCNNSFAKCSSHDVVTKPDCNCLYPKATPSSDLASVSPQQSPTPSTAPMAGLTWADSEATDGSSLLPREQALRTVDPGSAKQRPPRSTCQSFESPETPRIEGRPTGDSPQPGPSVGAPVTGMEDVLDSLLGANIALEEASGEASEGPIPQGAELSFYSLGGRSVQAEPASPSHTPPASSALSGSGKGLRLVDATSAHLPTLGPMRPTEAWSHTPEKTERPSASPRDHQEPDMAKTPALHPQGLSSPSALSSQPKLPRSHSWGHVLSLGELEGRRSTRDRRSLAELKGGQASEGAARPPAHFNSVPLTDTGHERQHKEASDPQLPGFVFRLLVPSIILVLLAVGGLLFYRRRRRSHQEPQMVDSPMEQPEGSLLTQEEDRQEELPV